In the genome of Candidatus Krumholzibacteriia bacterium, the window CGTCGTCCAGGCGCTGCATGAGATCGCGCACGGGCTCCCCCGGTGTGTCGAGCAGGGCCTGCCGCACGTGATCGATCCGCGAGTGCGCCTCGCTCACCAGCCGGTTGGTTCCCAGGATCACGCGCTGCAGATCGGCCACGCGGTCCTGGAAGTCACTCAGCTCCTCGCGCGATTCGGCCGGCAGGGTGGCCTGGGCGAGGACCTCCGCCTCGAACGAGACCGGGCCGGCGATGTCGGTCCACTCACCGTCGACGACCTTGTCGATCTCGACGGTGTAGGTCCCGGGCATGGCGATCGCGCCCTCTGTCGCACTCGACCACGGGCTGGTCCACGCCGGGGGACTCAGGTTCGTGGGCTCGGGGGACGGATAGCGGAAGTCCCAGTGCACGCGATGCGTTCCCGCCGATTTCGGACCGTCGATCCGACGAACCACGTTGCCCTCGTCGTCACGCACGGTCAGCACGATGCGCGGGGCGTTCTCGCGGTCCTCCTCGCGCAGTTCCTCCCAGCTCGGGTACTCGAGATCGCCGCCCTTCTGCCAGATCTCCTTCTCCGAAGCCAGGCGCAGCTCGCGCTTGGTCTGCAGGCCGTCGCGCAGGTAGTAGCTGAACATCGCTCCCACGGGCGGGTTCGGGCGGGTGAAGGCCTGGTGGCCCATCGATCCCTTGCCCGGAAGGCCCCACGGCGTGCGCTCGAAGAACATCCACGACCGTCGCACCGGGAACAGGACGGCTTCCTCTTCTTCCATGGCGGTGGCGTCGGCGTTGCGTAGCGGCGTGTAGTCGTCGAGCACCCAGAAGCCGCGGCCGAAGGTGCCGACCACCAGGTCCTCGTCGCGACGTTGCAGCTCCAGGTCGCGGCAGGCGATCACGGGGATGCCGCCCTTCAGCTGGATCCACGCGTCGCCGCCGTCGCGGCTGAAGAACACGCCGAACTCGGTGCCCACGAACAGCAGCTCGGGATCGACGTGGTCCTGCACCACGTCGTGCACCTGGCCGCGGTCGGGAAGGTCGCCGGCGATGGAGTCCCAGCTCTGGCCGCGGTCGGTGCTCTTCAACACGTAGGGTGTGAAGTCGCCGCGCTTGTGGTTGCTGAAGGTGGCGTAGACGACCTGGTCGTCGTGGCGGTCGGCGGTGAGCGAGGTCACGTAGCTCATCTCGGGCACGTCCGAGAACTTCTCGGTCTTGTTCCAGGTCTCGCCGCCGTCGGGAGACATCCATACCAGGCCGTCGTCGGTGCCGGCGTAGAGCAGGCCCTCCACGAGGGGGCTCTCGTCGAGGCTGACGACGTTGCCGTAGATCGAGGTCGAGCGGTTCTTCGACACCGCGTCGACGCTCCACACCCGGCCCATGACCTCGAGCTCGTTGCGATCGAGCTGCCGGGTCATGTTGCCGCTGATCTTCTCCCAGCTGTCGCCGCGGTCCTCGCTGCGGAACAGGTAGTTTCCGCCGAAGTACAGGCGCGTGTGCGAGTGGGGGCTGATGAGCAGGGCGCTGCTCCAGTTCCAGACGAAGGGCTCGTCGTCGACTGCCGGCTGCGGCTGGATGTCGATGACCTCGCCCGTCTTGCGGTCGTAGCGCGCCAGGTTGCCGTACTGCCACTGGCTGTAGACGATGTCGGGATCGGTGGGATCGACGGCGGGCTCGAAGCCGTCGCCGCCGAGGGTGATGAACCAGTCGCGGTTGATGATCCCGTTCGCGCTCGTGGTGCGCGTGGGGCCCCCGATGGTGTTGTTGTCCTGCGTACCGCCGTAGACGTTGTAGAAGGGGAAGTCCTCGTCGATGGCGATCTTGTAGAACTGCGTCACCGGAAGATTCCAACAGAAGTTCCAGGTCTCGGCCCAGTCGTAGCTCACGTACACGCCGCCGTCGGTGCCGCTGACCAGGTGCTTGGGATCGTCGGGGTCGATCCACACCGCGTGGTTGTCGACGTGCATGGTGCCGTCGTTGATGCGGTCCCAGGTGTGGCCGCCGTCGACGCTGCGGTGGAACCAGGTGTCGTTGCTGTAGATCACGTCGGCGTCGGTGGGATCGACGATGAGCTCCTGGTAGTACTGCGGGCTGCGGCTCACGTAGTCGGCGATCTTGCTCCAACTGGCACCGGCGTTGTCGCTGCGGTAGAAGCCCGAGCCGTCGCCGGCGGCCTCGACGATCGCGTACACGCGGTTGCCGTTGGTGGGGGCCACGGCGATGCCGATGCGGCCGATGTCGCCGTCGGGCAGACCGCGGGTCAGTTCCGTCCAGGTCTCGCCGCCGTCGGTGGTCTTGTGGATCCCACCCTCGGGGCCGCCGTTGATCAGCGTCCACACGTGGCGGCGACGCTGGTACGAGGTCGCGTAGATCACGTCGGGATCGCGTGGGTCCATGGCGATGTCGCTCACGCCGGTGTGCTCGGAGAACTCGAGGATCCTCTTCCAGGTCTCGCCGCCGTCGGTGGTCTTGTACAGACCGCGGTCACCGCCGGCGTTCCACAGTGGTCCCTGCGCGGCCACGTACACGGTGTTGCCGTCCTCGGGGTGCACGACGATGTCGCCGATGTGCTCGCTGCTCGGCAGGCCGACGTTCTCCCAGGTCATGCCGCCGTCGATCGACTTGTACACGCCGTCGCCGTAGCTCACGCTGCGCTGACTGTTGTTCTCGCCGGTGCCGACCCACACGACCAGCGGGTCGTTCGGATCGAAGGTCACGCAGCCGATCGAGTAGCTGCCCTCGGAATCGAAGACCGGGGTCCACGTGGTCCCGGCGTTCTCTGTCTTCCACACGCCTCCGGAGGCGACGGCCACGATCCAGTGGTGATCGTTGGTGGGGTCGACGGCGATGTCGCCGATGCGACCGGAGTTGATGGCCGGGCCGAGTTCGCGGAACTCCAGGCCGGCGAAGGTGGAAGCGTTCATCGGGCCCTCGTCGTCGTCGGCGGCGGGGACGGCGGGCGCCCACACCAGCGAGACGAAGAGGACGAGGGACAGCAGCAGTCGGGTCATGGCGGAGGGACTCCTCGGAAGGATTCGGAGAAACGGCGAAAGCACCCGGGCTCGCGGGCCCGCCGGACATCGCCTCTCGAACCTTCGAACCCTACACGGCCCCTGCGAGATGGCGCGCCTGGAGTTCTGTGACATGGGGTGCGGCCCTATGGGCCCCGTCGCGTCCCGACCATGTATACTGTCGCGCCCCTGCAAACCCCAACCCCTGGCACAGGAGGACCTCATGTTCCCCAGGATCAAGCATGCCGTTGCGGCACTCGCCGTCGTGGCCCTTATCACGGGCCCGGCGCTGGCCGTGCCGACGACCATCGTCGACACCACGGCCGGCAACGCCACGGTCGACGGAACGATCAACGCCGGCGAGTACGTCGGGTTCTCGACCGGTGTGGGCACCGGTTTCGGTGACGTGATCGGTGACGGAAGCGAATTGTACGTGGATTCCGACCTCGCCGGTGTCGCCTTCGGCCTGAGCACCGGTGCGGGCAATCTGGACAACCAGATGGTCATCTACATCGACTCGACCGCGGGTGGCTTCAACGATACCGCGAGCTTCGATGACAACGCCGATCCGCTCCGGGCGGCGATCAGTGGTCTGGCGGCGGATGGCACCGGAAACCGCTCGACCCTCACCTTCGCTCCGGGGTTCGAGGCGGACTACGCGATCGGTGTCGAGGCCGGCTTCGCTGGTCTCTGGCAGCTCGTTGGTCCCGGATCGCACAGCTTCGTCGCGTCGGCCGACCTCGCGCCGACGGGTGACCCGGCTGCCGGAGATTTCGAGTTGATCTTCGACCTCTCCGAGATCGGTCTGTTGCCGGGTGAATCGTTCACGTACGTGGTCACGTACCTGAACGCCTTCGATGCCTTCCGCAGCAACGAATTCCACGGTGTGGCCGTCACTCCCGACGCCAACATCGGCGCGGGGAACTTCGTGATGTCCGACGGTGACTTCAACACCTTCACGACCTACGAGGAGCCCGTCGACACCGACGACGACTCGTGGGGCGCGGTGAAGTCGCTGTACGAGAACTGATCCATCCCGTTCGGCCGCGACCCCGGTCGAGCGAAGAGTGGCACGGGGCCTCCGCGAACGGGGGCCCCGTCGTCGTTTCCGGGCCCGGTCACGGCAGCCGCCAACCGAGGACGACGTTCAAGCGGGTGTAGACCTCCTCGAAGAAGCCCGCGGGCCGTCGCCCGGCCGGCTGCTCGGCCACGATGATCTCACCGCCGAGTTCGAGTCCGTGGCGCGCGGACAGGACGACGGCGGGTTCGAGCGTCACGCTGTGTCCGTAGGTGAAGAAGTCGTCGGCGAGCTCGCCGCGCAGACCGATGTCGCGGCCGATGTAGGAGTGGTTCAGTGCGACCTCGGTGCGTCCCGCCGCGCGCGGTGTCCACCTCGCCAGGGGATCGACGATCACGGTCGTCCCGTGGTTCACCGCGCCGGTGGCGGTGTTGTGCAGTGCTTCGGTGAACAGTTCGAACCACGGGTTCGGCGTCCATCGGATCTCGCCGCGCAGGTAGACGTCGTGCAGGATCTCGAAGCTCGTCTCGATCCTCAGCCACGGAACGATCTGCTGGCTCGACTCGATCTCGAAGTAGTTCGTCCGGTCGGGTTCGGTCCACACGGTCCGGCGCGCGAACAGGCCGGGTTCGTCGACCTCGCCCAGGCGACCGACGACCATCTCGACCGTTCCGTCGGGTGCGTTGAACCACTCGAGGCGCGCACCGTCGATCCAGCCGACGGGATCGAGTCCGGTGGGCGAGATCACGGCCTTCACCGGTGGGATCACCCCGGCCTGGGCTCGAACGTGCTCGCTCCGGTATTCGACGAAGAGTTGTCGCAGGCGGGGACGGAAGGGATCGGTGTCGTCCCTTCCGCGGCGGAAGTCGGCGAGTGTCACCCAGCGCGAGGCGAAGTCGTCGCCCGTGGACACGAATCCGACGAGGGCCCACTGGTCGCGTAGCTCGACGCGTTGCCGGTAGCGCAGTGCGGTCTGGAAGCGGTCGCGGACCGCCCCGCCGTCGATCACGTCGTAGCGGAGATCGACGCGCAGGTCGGGGCGCGGAAGCGCGATCTCCGCCCGCGCGGATCCGGCGGACCAGGCCACGACGACGAGGGCGGACAGCATCCGGGTGACGGATCGACGACGGACGGACGAGGGCATGCGGACGGGTCCGGGTTGCGGTTCGCGGTTCGCGGTTCCGCAGACCATAGGACCGCGCGCCGGACCGGTCGACCTTTTCGGCCGAGCGGGTTCGATCACTTCACCAGGCTCGTCTTGCGGGACAACCGGAGTCCGG includes:
- a CDS encoding glycosyl hydrolase — protein: MTRLLLSLVLFVSLVWAPAVPAADDDEGPMNASTFAGLEFRELGPAINSGRIGDIAVDPTNDHHWIVAVASGGVWKTENAGTTWTPVFDSEGSYSIGCVTFDPNDPLVVWVGTGENNSQRSVSYGDGVYKSIDGGMTWENVGLPSSEHIGDIVVHPEDGNTVYVAAQGPLWNAGGDRGLYKTTDGGETWKRILEFSEHTGVSDIAMDPRDPDVIYATSYQRRRHVWTLINGGPEGGIHKTTDGGETWTELTRGLPDGDIGRIGIAVAPTNGNRVYAIVEAAGDGSGFYRSDNAGASWSKIADYVSRSPQYYQELIVDPTDADVIYSNDTWFHRSVDGGHTWDRINDGTMHVDNHAVWIDPDDPKHLVSGTDGGVYVSYDWAETWNFCWNLPVTQFYKIAIDEDFPFYNVYGGTQDNNTIGGPTRTTSANGIINRDWFITLGGDGFEPAVDPTDPDIVYSQWQYGNLARYDRKTGEVIDIQPQPAVDDEPFVWNWSSALLISPHSHTRLYFGGNYLFRSEDRGDSWEKISGNMTRQLDRNELEVMGRVWSVDAVSKNRSTSIYGNVVSLDESPLVEGLLYAGTDDGLVWMSPDGGETWNKTEKFSDVPEMSYVTSLTADRHDDQVVYATFSNHKRGDFTPYVLKSTDRGQSWDSIAGDLPDRGQVHDVVQDHVDPELLFVGTEFGVFFSRDGGDAWIQLKGGIPVIACRDLELQRRDEDLVVGTFGRGFWVLDDYTPLRNADATAMEEEEAVLFPVRRSWMFFERTPWGLPGKGSMGHQAFTRPNPPVGAMFSYYLRDGLQTKRELRLASEKEIWQKGGDLEYPSWEELREEDRENAPRIVLTVRDDEGNVVRRIDGPKSAGTHRVHWDFRYPSPEPTNLSPPAWTSPWSSATEGAIAMPGTYTVEIDKVVDGEWTDIAGPVSFEAEVLAQATLPAESREELSDFQDRVADLQRVILGTNRLVSEAHSRIDHVRQALLDTPGEPVRDLMQRLDDVEDRLQDLQIDLSGDATVARRQEATLPGLSGRVGRVVMGYWTSSSAPTQTMRDNVEIVEDQMPGVLDDLRTLVEQDLASIEAELEERGGPWTPGRIPSFDDDETGR